A DNA window from Bradyrhizobium barranii subsp. barranii contains the following coding sequences:
- a CDS encoding LLM class flavin-dependent oxidoreductase yields the protein MGNQRQLVLNLFIYPGGHHEAAWRYKGSEPDRILDITHYQELAQRAEASKFDAIFFADGPALADNVRYAQRFRFEPITWLAAIAAVTKRIGLIATASTTYTEPYNLARLFASLDHLSQGRAGWNIVTTSAPQAAQNFGLPEHPPHHERYERAREYLDVISRLWDSWEDDALVNDPISGIFADTSKIHTLDHVGKHFRVRGPLNISRVPQGRPVYVQAGASDDGRAFAARFAEAIFTAHQTLDSAQAFYADIKRQARSFDRSPDEIRILPGISPFIGSTQKEADRLQDEFNALIQPEYSLTQLRQMIGVDLSGYDLDGPVPRHLIDTASARGVASRFKLVVDIVDREKPTIRQLVQRLAGARGHWVIAGTPEKIADNIQSWFEGGAADGFNVMPPWLPGGFDVFAEQVVLILRKRGLFREDYTGTTLREHYGLARPASIYSNAVKAIA from the coding sequence ATGGGCAATCAACGGCAGCTTGTTCTCAACCTCTTCATCTATCCCGGCGGCCATCACGAAGCCGCGTGGCGCTACAAGGGATCTGAACCAGATCGCATTCTCGACATCACCCACTATCAAGAGCTTGCGCAGCGCGCCGAAGCCAGCAAGTTCGACGCCATCTTCTTTGCCGACGGACCGGCGCTGGCGGACAATGTCCGTTACGCCCAGCGCTTTCGCTTCGAGCCGATCACATGGCTCGCGGCTATCGCCGCGGTGACCAAGCGCATCGGCCTGATCGCAACGGCATCGACGACCTATACCGAGCCTTACAACCTCGCGCGCCTGTTCGCCTCGCTCGACCATCTGAGCCAGGGCCGCGCCGGCTGGAATATCGTGACGACCAGTGCGCCACAAGCAGCGCAGAACTTTGGCCTGCCCGAACACCCCCCGCATCACGAACGCTACGAGCGCGCCCGCGAATATCTCGACGTGATCTCGCGGCTCTGGGACAGCTGGGAGGATGACGCGCTCGTCAACGACCCCATCTCGGGCATTTTTGCCGATACCAGCAAGATCCACACGCTCGACCATGTCGGCAAACACTTTCGCGTGCGCGGCCCGCTCAACATTTCGCGCGTGCCGCAAGGCCGGCCGGTCTATGTGCAGGCCGGCGCCTCCGACGACGGTCGTGCCTTCGCCGCCCGTTTCGCGGAGGCAATCTTCACCGCGCACCAGACCCTGGACTCGGCTCAGGCTTTCTATGCGGACATCAAGCGCCAGGCCCGCTCCTTCGACCGTAGTCCTGACGAGATCAGAATCCTGCCCGGTATCAGTCCCTTCATCGGCAGCACGCAAAAGGAGGCGGATCGCCTCCAGGACGAATTCAACGCGCTGATCCAACCGGAATATTCCCTGACCCAGCTGCGCCAAATGATCGGCGTTGATCTCTCCGGCTATGATCTCGACGGCCCCGTCCCGCGCCATCTCATCGACACCGCGAGCGCGCGCGGCGTTGCAAGCCGCTTCAAGCTGGTGGTCGACATCGTCGACCGCGAGAAGCCGACCATCCGCCAGCTGGTGCAGCGCCTCGCCGGCGCGCGCGGCCATTGGGTCATTGCGGGCACGCCGGAAAAGATCGCCGACAACATCCAGAGCTGGTTCGAGGGCGGTGCGGCGGACGGATTCAACGTGATGCCACCCTGGCTGCCCGGCGGCTTCGACGTCTTCGCCGAGCAGGTCGTCCTGATCCTGCGCAAGCGCGGCCTGTTCCGCGAGGACTACACCGGAACGACCCTGCGCGAGCATTACGGCCTGGCGCGTCCCGCCAGCATCTACTCCAACGCGGTCAAGGCGATCGCCTGA
- a CDS encoding class I SAM-dependent methyltransferase: MSTAGVISLERDTPELARTYEQAGILQFHHGKFLIGPLALKSGDRVLDIGAGTGRLTEFVAGLVGPTGRVIGIDPLENRVAIARLRASGTLTFDVGRAEDLSRFGPAEFDAVYLNSVFHWIADKRQALREIERVLRPGGRIGLNVQDPTKPHESRTLLRQAIEQAGFGERSSESHRVLGSTEDELKALFAEAGFVDYRSDLRSLIDLHDDVDSVLGRSEASAFGNFLGSFSSEERAAIDAAFAALVEAKRTPEGLRLERYLRFAFARKPRSRTVTSVS; this comes from the coding sequence ATGTCGACCGCCGGCGTCATCAGCCTTGAACGGGACACGCCCGAGCTTGCACGGACCTACGAGCAAGCCGGCATCCTCCAGTTTCACCATGGCAAATTTCTCATTGGACCGCTGGCTTTGAAGTCAGGGGATCGCGTGCTCGATATCGGTGCCGGCACCGGCCGCCTGACCGAATTCGTCGCGGGACTTGTCGGCCCGACCGGGCGCGTGATCGGCATCGACCCGTTGGAGAACCGGGTCGCCATCGCGCGTCTGCGCGCCTCGGGGACGCTGACCTTCGATGTCGGCCGTGCCGAGGACCTTTCGCGCTTTGGACCCGCGGAATTCGACGCCGTCTACCTCAACAGCGTCTTCCACTGGATCGCGGACAAGCGGCAGGCGCTGCGCGAGATCGAACGCGTCCTCAGGCCGGGCGGCCGGATCGGGCTGAACGTTCAGGATCCGACCAAACCTCACGAGTCGCGAACCCTGCTCCGCCAGGCGATCGAACAGGCCGGCTTCGGCGAGAGAAGCAGCGAGTCGCATCGCGTGCTCGGATCGACTGAGGACGAGCTAAAGGCTCTGTTTGCCGAGGCGGGCTTCGTCGATTACCGAAGCGATCTGCGCTCGCTCATCGATCTCCACGACGACGTGGACTCGGTGCTCGGACGGTCCGAAGCCAGCGCATTCGGCAACTTCCTTGGCAGCTTCTCCTCGGAAGAACGGGCAGCGATTGACGCTGCCTTTGCCGCGCTCGTCGAGGCGAAGCGCACTCCGGAGGGCCTTCGCCTGGAGCGATATCTGCGTTTCGCCTTCGCGCGAAAGCCGAGGTCACGCACCGTCACTTCCGTCTCGTAG
- a CDS encoding FAD-dependent oxidoreductase — MFQSDVDDAARETLRLIGPDPQNWVPDRHGGDHNVAIIGGGQSGSAFAFALRRAGIGKVTVIDASHDAASSGPWLSSARVHKLRTPKSLPGPELGLPGLSFQSWYEARHGAAAYEAIDRIARVDWAAYLDWYRKTLGIEVRYRAKLLRIEPAGDHLRLHLDVAGEARIETARKIILAGGFPSNGGPVVPDVLSRSLPKELYAHTLEPIDFDRLRDKSVAVLGSAASAFDAAAVALEAGAREVHLFARRGRVASEPVIRTRGYPGAYDNYGVLPDAVRWHQAVRFRRAGSTPPPDAIARAVKFPNFHLHLAASWTSAKPFGRRLLATTTEGDIAFDFVIAGTGYHVDLAKRPELAAFSDEILLWRDRYSPAADEQDEALGAHPYLGAGHEFLEKDPGRAPYLRNIHVFNPAAFVSFGLPIGDVPSFKRDIPGVVARISRDLFLDDLPAHEARINGPIADDFEPALYASAVWRSPNIVAAE, encoded by the coding sequence ATGTTTCAGTCTGATGTCGATGACGCGGCTCGAGAAACCCTGCGTCTGATTGGTCCAGATCCGCAGAACTGGGTTCCGGATCGTCACGGGGGCGACCACAACGTCGCCATCATCGGGGGCGGGCAATCCGGAAGCGCTTTCGCCTTTGCATTGCGCCGTGCCGGCATCGGCAAGGTCACGGTGATCGATGCATCACATGACGCGGCGTCGTCCGGTCCATGGCTGAGCAGCGCGCGCGTGCACAAGCTGCGCACGCCGAAGAGCTTGCCCGGACCCGAGCTCGGCCTACCCGGACTGAGCTTCCAGTCCTGGTATGAGGCCCGCCACGGCGCGGCCGCGTATGAAGCGATCGATCGCATTGCTCGCGTGGATTGGGCCGCCTACCTCGATTGGTACCGCAAGACTCTTGGTATTGAGGTGCGCTACCGGGCGAAGCTTCTCCGCATCGAGCCGGCGGGGGATCATTTGCGGCTTCATCTCGACGTCGCCGGTGAGGCAAGGATCGAGACCGCCCGCAAGATTATCCTGGCCGGCGGCTTCCCAAGTAACGGCGGCCCCGTCGTTCCCGACGTGCTCTCGCGCAGTCTGCCAAAGGAGCTTTACGCGCATACGTTGGAGCCGATCGATTTCGACAGGCTCCGCGACAAGTCGGTCGCGGTGCTGGGCAGCGCGGCCTCCGCGTTCGATGCCGCGGCTGTTGCGCTCGAAGCAGGGGCGAGGGAGGTGCATCTCTTTGCACGACGCGGCAGGGTGGCCTCGGAGCCTGTGATCAGGACGCGTGGATATCCGGGCGCATACGACAATTACGGGGTGCTCCCGGACGCGGTGCGCTGGCATCAGGCCGTTCGCTTCCGTCGCGCGGGATCGACGCCGCCGCCCGATGCAATCGCGCGTGCGGTCAAGTTCCCCAACTTCCACCTTCATCTGGCAGCGTCGTGGACGTCAGCCAAGCCGTTCGGACGTCGGCTGCTCGCGACCACGACGGAGGGCGACATCGCATTCGATTTCGTCATCGCCGGTACGGGCTACCACGTCGATCTGGCGAAGCGGCCTGAGCTCGCCGCCTTTTCCGACGAGATCCTGCTATGGCGCGACCGCTATTCTCCGGCCGCGGACGAGCAGGACGAGGCCCTGGGCGCACACCCTTATCTCGGTGCGGGCCATGAATTCCTGGAGAAGGATCCCGGCCGTGCGCCTTACTTGCGGAACATCCACGTGTTCAACCCCGCGGCATTCGTCAGCTTCGGCCTGCCGATTGGGGACGTGCCGAGCTTCAAGCGCGATATTCCGGGCGTCGTGGCGCGGATCAGCAGGGATCTGTTCCTTGACGACCTTCCGGCGCACGAGGCGCGGATCAACGGGCCGATCGCCGACGACTTCGAGCCGGCCCTTTACGCGTCGGCCGTCTGGCGGTCGCCGAATATCGTCGCGGCAGAATAG